Proteins from one Pyramidobacter piscolens W5455 genomic window:
- a CDS encoding sodium:proton antiporter, translating to MISANLPYFVVAVLFLIGLLGVLLETNMIKIGIAIDVMESAANMFLIVLGYREGGYIPVKFLMPAGTENFVLPTPQALTLTAIVIALATSALMLSLIVMLYRHYGTLDVREIRRLRG from the coding sequence ATGATCAGCGCTAATCTGCCTTATTTCGTGGTGGCCGTGCTTTTCTTGATCGGGCTTCTCGGCGTTCTGCTGGAGACGAACATGATCAAGATCGGCATCGCCATCGACGTGATGGAATCGGCCGCCAACATGTTCCTGATCGTGCTGGGATACCGCGAGGGCGGTTATATCCCGGTCAAGTTCCTGATGCCGGCCGGCACGGAAAACTTTGTGCTGCCCACGCCTCAGGCGCTGACGCTGACGGCCATCGTCATCGCGCTGGCGACGTCGGCGCTGATGCTGTCGCTGATCGTCATGCTGTACCGCCATTACGGCACGCTTGACGTGCGCGAGATCAGGAGGCTGAGAGGATGA
- a CDS encoding monovalent cation/H+ antiporter complex subunit F — translation MTFARSLFGFAAAVLGVLAFGSVARIVWGPTDADRAVALDTMNSLVIAIMILLAAAYDSVLLVDLSIVYGGLSFVATMFLARYIERRSRS, via the coding sequence ATGACGTTTGCGCGTTCGCTCTTCGGCTTTGCGGCCGCGGTTCTCGGCGTGCTGGCCTTCGGCTCGGTGGCGCGCATCGTCTGGGGGCCGACGGACGCCGACCGCGCCGTAGCTCTGGACACCATGAATTCGCTGGTGATCGCGATCATGATCCTGCTGGCGGCCGCTTACGACTCGGTGCTTCTGGTGGATCTGTCCATCGTGTACGGCGGCCTGTCTTTTGTGGCGACGATGTTCCTGGCCCGCTATATCGAGAGGAGGAGCCGCTCATGA
- a CDS encoding histidinol-phosphatase HisJ family protein, producing MYCDVHIHTEASSDSKTTIEDQLDRAVKLGMKYVCITDHQDYDYPQWHSTYQLNENGDVDAYVEKLLETREAYKGRIEMLLGIEFGLQPHLAAKHNKVYADYPFDMVIGSTHIFEGRDTEDQTLYEGRSKEASIRAYFETELENMTVTDGYDTVGHLDYVLRDIPGKNEGFTYAQYADLIDAMLLTAIRKNKAVELNTKSLVVGMRDSSPGREVFKRYRELGGELVTLGSDAHFPERIGACFDIAGDILKDAGFTYYCVFKNHQPEFLPL from the coding sequence ATGTACTGCGACGTTCACATTCACACGGAGGCATCGAGCGACTCGAAGACGACGATCGAAGACCAGCTCGACCGCGCCGTCAAACTGGGGATGAAGTACGTCTGCATCACCGACCACCAGGATTACGATTATCCTCAATGGCACAGCACTTACCAGCTGAACGAAAACGGCGACGTGGACGCCTACGTCGAAAAATTGCTGGAAACGCGCGAAGCCTACAAAGGGCGCATCGAGATGCTTTTGGGCATCGAGTTCGGCCTGCAGCCCCATCTGGCTGCCAAGCACAACAAAGTCTACGCCGACTATCCGTTCGACATGGTGATCGGTTCGACGCACATTTTCGAGGGACGCGACACGGAGGACCAGACGCTTTACGAAGGGCGCAGCAAGGAAGCCTCGATCCGCGCCTACTTCGAAACCGAGCTGGAAAACATGACCGTCACCGACGGCTACGACACCGTCGGCCATCTCGATTACGTGCTGCGCGACATCCCCGGCAAAAACGAGGGCTTCACTTACGCGCAGTACGCCGATCTGATCGACGCCATGCTGCTGACGGCGATCAGAAAGAACAAGGCCGTCGAGCTGAACACAAAATCTCTCGTCGTGGGCATGCGCGATTCCAGTCCCGGACGCGAGGTGTTCAAGCGCTACCGCGAGCTGGGCGGCGAACTGGTCACGCTCGGTTCCGACGCGCACTTCCCGGAACGGATCGGCGCGTGCTTCGACATCGCCGGCGACATTCTCAAGGACGCGGGCTTCACGTATTACTGCGTGTTCAAAAACCACCAGCCCGAATTCCTGCCGCTGTGA
- the mbhE gene encoding hydrogen gas-evolving membrane-bound hydrogenase subunit E yields the protein MKSVRILFVIAAIMMGGALMGAVSSLHPFGMPSAEGRAVDEHYLNRAGADLSCENVVTSIVFDYRGFDTIGESTVLFAALLSVMMLFRKGGRKQ from the coding sequence ATGAAATCCGTGCGGATTCTTTTCGTCATTGCGGCCATTATGATGGGCGGAGCGCTGATGGGCGCGGTTTCGTCGCTGCATCCTTTCGGCATGCCTTCGGCTGAAGGACGCGCGGTGGACGAACACTATCTGAACCGCGCCGGCGCCGATCTGTCGTGCGAAAACGTGGTCACGTCCATCGTCTTCGACTATCGCGGTTTCGACACGATCGGCGAGTCAACGGTGTTGTTTGCGGCGCTTCTCTCGGTGATGATGCTGTTCCGCAAGGGGGGCAGAAAACAATGA
- a CDS encoding aminotransferase, protein MYVKPFKVEEWINAHERTAKYNISSTGVVNLTLDGLLELTGTDREAFLEELCSRRLSYGHIGGSPELLQGICGLYRTLRPVDVVPTHGAAGANHHVFYTLIEPGDRVVSIVPTYQQLYSIPEGYGADVKWLKLRKEDSFQPDLDELERLAAPGTKMICIINPNNPCGSVISNEALRRVVDIARAAGAWLLCDESYRHLTQNGEWIDSVADLYEKGISTSSTSKVFSMPGLRMGWIACRDHDFVASCLSHRDYNLVSCGNLDDTIAALALKHAGTLIERGQNVIRNNLQVVEDWVQSEPHISWVKPQGGSITLLYYDFDMNSYDFCQKLFDRTGVFVSPGDCFEMPGSFRLGYAGNTAEYLKAGLDGISRFMKTLE, encoded by the coding sequence ATGTACGTCAAGCCGTTTAAAGTCGAAGAGTGGATCAACGCTCACGAACGGACCGCCAAGTACAACATCTCCAGCACCGGCGTGGTCAATCTGACGCTGGATGGCCTGTTGGAACTGACGGGGACCGATCGGGAAGCGTTTCTCGAGGAGCTCTGCTCGCGCCGCCTGTCCTACGGCCACATCGGCGGTTCGCCGGAACTACTGCAGGGCATCTGCGGCCTGTACCGCACGCTGAGGCCAGTGGACGTGGTGCCCACGCACGGCGCCGCGGGTGCGAACCACCACGTTTTCTACACGCTCATCGAACCAGGCGACCGCGTGGTCAGCATCGTGCCGACTTATCAGCAGCTCTACTCGATCCCCGAAGGCTATGGCGCCGACGTAAAGTGGCTCAAGCTCCGCAAGGAAGACAGCTTCCAGCCCGATCTCGACGAACTGGAACGTCTGGCCGCTCCGGGAACGAAGATGATCTGCATCATCAACCCCAACAATCCCTGCGGCTCTGTCATCTCCAACGAGGCGCTGCGCCGCGTCGTGGACATCGCCCGCGCCGCGGGGGCCTGGCTGCTCTGCGACGAATCCTACCGGCATCTGACGCAGAACGGCGAGTGGATCGACTCGGTGGCCGACCTTTACGAGAAAGGCATCTCCACCAGCAGCACCTCGAAAGTGTTCTCCATGCCGGGGTTGCGCATGGGCTGGATCGCCTGCCGCGACCACGATTTCGTCGCCTCTTGCCTGTCGCACCGCGACTACAACCTCGTCAGCTGCGGCAACCTCGACGACACTATCGCCGCGCTGGCGCTGAAACACGCCGGCACGCTGATCGAGCGCGGACAGAACGTGATCCGCAACAATCTGCAGGTCGTCGAGGACTGGGTGCAAAGCGAGCCGCACATCTCCTGGGTGAAGCCGCAGGGCGGCTCGATCACACTGCTTTACTACGATTTTGACATGAACTCGTACGACTTCTGCCAAAAACTCTTCGACCGGACCGGCGTGTTTGTGTCGCCCGGCGACTGCTTCGAAATGCCCGGCTCCTTCCGCCTCGGCTACGCCGGCAACACCGCCGAGTACCTCAAGGCCGGCCTGGATGGCATCAGCCGCTTCATGAAGACGCTGGAATAG
- a CDS encoding MnhB domain-containing protein → MKNRSMRPLSVIARTACDMYAWFMVAFGAYVIVHGDITPGGGFQGGAICATFLALMLVTQGSTYVSAWLNENFYKVCLFLGLFMFIGFGLMGLGWAMDGTMMLNWAAVAHDQLATVKPWWPPSGTVALMDIAVGIEVAGGLSLILMTMFRAIRLGTVQEDGMGKETGHDQR, encoded by the coding sequence ATGAAGAACAGGAGCATGCGCCCGCTTTCCGTGATCGCGCGCACGGCCTGCGACATGTACGCGTGGTTCATGGTGGCTTTCGGCGCCTATGTGATCGTCCACGGCGACATCACGCCCGGCGGCGGCTTCCAGGGCGGCGCGATCTGCGCGACGTTCCTGGCGCTGATGCTGGTCACCCAGGGCAGCACCTACGTCTCGGCGTGGCTGAACGAGAATTTTTACAAAGTCTGCCTGTTCCTTGGGCTGTTCATGTTCATCGGTTTCGGCCTGATGGGATTGGGCTGGGCGATGGACGGCACGATGATGCTGAACTGGGCCGCGGTAGCTCACGACCAACTGGCGACGGTAAAGCCATGGTGGCCGCCTTCCGGCACGGTCGCGCTGATGGATATCGCCGTCGGTATCGAAGTCGCCGGCGGGCTGAGCCTGATCCTGATGACGATGTTCCGCGCCATTCGTCTGGGCACGGTTCAGGAGGATGGCATGGGAAAGGAGACTGGCCATGATCAGCGCTAA
- a CDS encoding hydrogenase subunit MbhD domain-containing protein gives MDWLHFTVLILLLVSGFFTVWFRDLLCSVICAGAFSLLLALEFYILQAPDVAIAQAGIGAALDTAIFIIALTGIGYVHRGNGGGRR, from the coding sequence GTGGACTGGCTGCATTTTACGGTTTTGATTCTTTTGCTGGTTTCCGGCTTTTTCACGGTATGGTTCCGCGACCTGCTCTGCTCGGTGATCTGTGCCGGAGCCTTCAGTCTGCTGCTGGCGCTTGAGTTTTACATCCTTCAGGCGCCCGACGTGGCCATCGCTCAGGCGGGCATCGGCGCGGCCCTCGACACGGCGATCTTCATCATTGCCCTGACGGGCATCGGTTACGTGCATCGCGGGAACGGAGGCGGGCGCCGATGA
- the mnhG gene encoding monovalent cation/H(+) antiporter subunit G codes for MSWIMYVLIVPFAALGMLVNSLGVISLYRFKDVYMRMHGATKCSTLGAIFCAAAVIVYCVARIVAGGELRFAVLIIHIVMALFGLLIGNSTSAHVLSRAAYRSGLKPRFAVVDEFDGFCKKELLEEEAAELAQEKERE; via the coding sequence ATGAGCTGGATCATGTATGTGCTGATCGTTCCCTTTGCGGCGCTCGGTATGCTGGTCAACTCTCTCGGCGTGATCTCCCTGTACCGTTTCAAGGACGTCTACATGCGCATGCACGGCGCCACCAAGTGCAGCACGCTGGGGGCGATTTTCTGCGCGGCGGCGGTGATCGTCTACTGCGTGGCGAGAATTGTCGCCGGCGGTGAACTGCGGTTTGCCGTGTTGATCATCCATATCGTCATGGCGCTGTTCGGGCTGCTGATCGGCAATTCGACGAGCGCCCACGTGCTTTCGCGCGCGGCCTACCGTTCCGGCCTCAAACCCCGGTTTGCCGTGGTGGACGAATTCGACGGCTTCTGCAAAAAGGAGCTTCTTGAAGAGGAAGCCGCCGAGCTGGCGCAGGAAAAGGAGCGTGAGTAA
- a CDS encoding Na+/H+ antiporter subunit E gives MFVFVLTFITYLLLSWSGEALPAYEYAIALLVAAILYLSLGRKNRSRRYGWGGLSPKRWGLFVCYFFGPFLWALVRANIDVALRIITGRVKPGIVKVSSELKSGLGQTVLADSITLTPGTMTVDIDPENGDLYVHWINVTDLRPTEEMVYGSFGAWARRLTQ, from the coding sequence TTGTTTGTCTTTGTGCTTACGTTTATCACCTATTTGCTTCTTTCCTGGTCAGGGGAGGCGCTACCCGCTTATGAGTACGCGATCGCGCTGCTGGTGGCGGCGATCCTGTACCTGTCGCTGGGACGGAAGAACCGTTCGCGGCGCTACGGCTGGGGAGGCCTGAGCCCGAAACGCTGGGGACTGTTCGTCTGCTATTTCTTCGGGCCGTTCCTTTGGGCCTTGGTCAGGGCAAATATCGACGTGGCGCTGCGGATCATCACGGGGCGGGTGAAGCCCGGCATCGTCAAGGTCTCTTCGGAGTTGAAGAGCGGCCTGGGACAGACGGTGCTTGCCGATTCGATCACGCTGACGCCGGGGACCATGACGGTGGATATCGATCCCGAAAACGGCGATCTGTACGTCCATTGGATCAACGTGACCGATCTGCGTCCTACGGAGGAAATGGTTTACGGCAGCTTTGGCGCCTGGGCGAGGAGGCTGACTCAATGA
- a CDS encoding Na+/H+ antiporter NhaC family protein, which translates to MSSTEKKVREKRKPTTFEAVSTVVFLLLTFGAGALWGLNYVPLMVVVAAYSALIGWRCGYAWDEMESAVGKRIGRSVPVIMILLAIGFMLGGLMFSGTLPMLIYYGLQVVSPRWIALCAFLLCCVFSTVTGTSNGSASTAGLAMMGLAMAMPDVNLGLVAGACYAGSQFGDKLSPLSDTTVLASLTTDNDIFDHIINMSKTVVPAALIAIGIYVFIGMNSPETPAVVSKDSAALLASLSAMFKFHWVLLIPVAFLLWGSFTKKPTTLVLFGAGFIAVVIGVLYQGFSARDAINVLYGGFDSKMVLAAHPDFDIATMSKAAKTLLERGGIADMNKTFVATWLCFYFAAIAEQCGCLDVLLDSLMGFVKSPGSLILTTGISMVVLTAVGGSSTVSLLIGGSMFKSKYEEMGVNTLNLSRTLEDFGTGTSGFFPWTSSGILYASVLFSSSTTFLRYSFFSWIVWLLAIFYGFTGLCLRTSPTRKQLEKAARRAAAQ; encoded by the coding sequence ATGTCCAGCACGGAGAAAAAAGTGCGAGAGAAAAGAAAACCGACCACGTTCGAAGCGGTTTCGACCGTCGTGTTCCTGCTGCTGACGTTCGGCGCCGGCGCTTTGTGGGGGCTGAACTACGTGCCGCTGATGGTCGTGGTCGCGGCCTATTCGGCGCTGATCGGCTGGCGGTGCGGCTACGCTTGGGACGAGATGGAATCGGCGGTGGGCAAGCGCATCGGCCGTTCGGTGCCGGTGATCATGATCCTGCTGGCGATCGGCTTCATGCTGGGCGGGCTGATGTTTTCCGGCACGCTTCCGATGCTGATCTACTATGGTCTGCAGGTGGTCTCGCCGCGCTGGATCGCGCTCTGCGCCTTTTTGCTCTGCTGCGTGTTCTCGACCGTAACCGGTACCTCGAACGGTTCGGCGTCCACGGCGGGGCTGGCGATGATGGGGCTGGCCATGGCGATGCCGGACGTGAATCTGGGGCTGGTGGCGGGAGCCTGCTACGCCGGCTCGCAGTTCGGCGACAAGCTGTCGCCCCTTTCCGACACGACGGTCCTGGCCTCGCTGACGACGGACAACGACATTTTCGATCACATCATCAACATGTCCAAGACGGTCGTTCCCGCGGCGCTGATCGCCATCGGCATTTACGTCTTCATCGGCATGAACTCCCCCGAGACGCCCGCGGTGGTCAGCAAGGATTCGGCGGCGCTGCTCGCGTCGCTGAGCGCCATGTTCAAGTTCCACTGGGTGCTGCTGATCCCGGTCGCGTTCCTGCTCTGGGGCTCCTTCACGAAGAAGCCCACGACGCTGGTGCTCTTCGGCGCCGGTTTCATCGCCGTCGTCATCGGCGTGCTCTACCAGGGTTTTTCCGCCAGGGACGCCATCAACGTGCTGTACGGCGGCTTCGACTCCAAGATGGTGCTGGCGGCGCACCCCGACTTTGACATTGCAACCATGAGCAAGGCGGCCAAAACGCTGCTCGAGCGCGGCGGCATCGCCGACATGAACAAGACGTTCGTCGCCACCTGGCTGTGCTTCTACTTCGCGGCCATCGCCGAGCAGTGCGGCTGTCTCGACGTGCTGCTGGATTCGCTGATGGGCTTCGTCAAGAGCCCGGGCAGCCTGATCCTCACCACGGGAATCTCGATGGTGGTGCTGACGGCCGTCGGCGGTTCCTCAACGGTCTCTCTGCTGATCGGCGGCAGCATGTTCAAGTCCAAATACGAAGAGATGGGCGTCAACACGCTGAACCTGTCCCGCACGCTGGAAGACTTCGGCACGGGGACTTCGGGCTTCTTCCCCTGGACTTCGTCGGGAATTCTTTACGCCAGCGTGCTCTTCTCGTCGAGCACGACGTTCCTGCGCTATTCGTTCTTCAGCTGGATCGTCTGGCTGCTCGCCATTTTCTACGGCTTCACCGGACTGTGCCTGCGCACGTCGCCGACTCGCAAGCAGCTTGAAAAAGCCGCCCGGCGCGCCGCCGCGCAGTAA
- a CDS encoding MarR family winged helix-turn-helix transcriptional regulator, which translates to MEMMSDEALEKMTSTLVEFCERFYGWEASVAKLGRLSAPQLRTICVIGRNEDIRMKDIADRMELTTGTVTVMIDRLQVMGLVERCRNENDRRSYKILLSERGRAYYEEHRKRQKELVRKLALKISDSDREVCERVLENFMHCI; encoded by the coding sequence ATGGAAATGATGAGCGATGAAGCATTGGAGAAGATGACATCGACCCTCGTGGAGTTCTGCGAGAGGTTTTACGGCTGGGAGGCGTCGGTGGCGAAGCTGGGGCGGCTGTCCGCGCCGCAGCTGCGTACGATCTGCGTGATCGGGCGCAATGAAGACATCCGCATGAAGGATATCGCCGACCGCATGGAGCTGACCACGGGAACGGTGACCGTGATGATCGATCGTCTTCAGGTCATGGGACTTGTGGAACGGTGCCGGAACGAAAACGACCGCCGTTCCTACAAGATCCTTCTTTCCGAAAGAGGGCGCGCTTATTACGAGGAACACCGCAAGCGCCAGAAAGAGCTCGTCCGCAAGCTGGCTCTGAAAATTTCCGACAGCGATCGCGAGGTGTGCGAGCGCGTGCTCGAAAACTTTATGCATTGCATCTGA